TTCTCAGGCTCTTCTTCACCTACAGCCCATAGTTTTACTTGAAAGCGGCTGTGCCCATTGGACAGGGTTTCCACGCGGTGTTTCATAAGATGTAAGTACCACAGGTGGTGATATAAAGGTAACGATTCCGGACCTTGAGGACGATGTCTATTTCCTCCGAATATTTACCGATGAAGACTTTCAGTAGACCCTAGTTATCTGAGAAAATAGGAAGAGTGAATTTGATAAGAGTTCACTCTTCTTCTTTTTCGCTTTTACCTAAGTCGCTGAAAATTATTTTACCGCCCGAACCGAAAGAGCCTCCAATCTCCATTGGCCGGATGCTTCAACCCCGAAATGCGGACTACTGTCCAGGCGTAATATTTCTCCAGCCTTTAGGAAACCAATGTCGCTAAGTACACCACTTTGATCTTTATCGTCTAGGTCAGCGTCGACGCAGTAAATGGCAAGCGGTGCATGGTTACCCACGGTATAGAAACCACCACATACCCCTTCACCCGCAACGATGGCAGCTGAGTCCACAATAACATTTTTATCAAAACGAATCAAAATGGCTTCTCCAGAATTTACCTGCATTGAATCGTTAGGACGCTGAATACTGAGAGTGATACCGTTGATGGTTTCCGTTTCTGAGAAATGCCCATCCTCCCAATCGAATACAATCTGCCCGGAATCCGCAAATTCGGTGTAGCGGTGTCCACCGGCGTTTCGATGATGTAGGGCCAGGGAGGTAAGATGATTTTTCAATGGCCCCAGTTTCGAATCGTTAATCAGGTTCGTGGTCTCCCATTGATCTTCCGCAAGGTTATACAATTCGTAAGGTTTGGCTTTCCCTGCTCGAAGCAATTGCGGGTCGAAAAAAAGTTTCCACTGTCCTTGGTAAAGATGACCGTTTACCGTTGGCGAATCCAGGCGCATGGCCAATACAGCCGGATCTTCTTTGGCTTCCTTGTGGTCATTGAAAAACAAAGGCGACCTTCCACTCAGGTCCGCTCCCTTGAAAGCTGAGAGAATACTGTAGCTGTCCTCAGCACCCTTTTCACCTGCCCCCAATTCCGGCAATTTCGCTCCAACAATCTCGGCAAACGTGGCATACAGATCCTGCAAGCTAATAGGAGCAGGATTGGTGGTAACACCGACCCCGCCTTCAGGCCAGCTGACAATAAAGGGCACCCGATGGCCGCCTTCGTAAACGGATCCTTTATGACTCCGAAAAGGACCGGTTGCTATATCACTATCCTTCTCTGCTCCATTGTCGCTGGTAAATATGAGGATGGTCGTTTCGAATAGCTTCTTTCCCGGATTCCGAGGATCATCATGCTCCTGCAACCAGTCAATCAGCCGTCCGAGAGCCACATCGTTTTCATAAATATAGTTATGACGTTTATCCATGGATTCACCGGACACCGTTCTTGCCGCCCCGGCGACCGGTACTCCACCAATGGAATCATCGGGTGTATACGGTCCGTGGTTCGAATTGGAGGGATAATAGAGAAAGAACGGTTTGTTCTGAGTGTCCTCCTTGCCTATGTGGTTGTCCAAAAAATCGACGGCGTTGTCTGAGTGACGACTCCCCAGCTTCTCCCAGATGTAGGCATCAGGACCTTCTACTTCCGTTTCCCTGCCAACTCCCGTGGCTGCAATGGCAACTCGCCCATCGATGTGACCTGGCCCGCGGAATTGGATCGGCTTTCCGTCAGTCAGATTGGGACCTGAAGTTCCATGCGAGCGAGAAGTAAATTTGGCTATATCAAATCCATGATCTATGGGCGATGTGTGCAAAGGCTGGGTAAGATCCGCATCGTCCCAACCAGCGGCCGGTCGGCCATCCGCTTGACGATAACGAAGACCGACATGCCATTTGCCGAACATCGCCGTTGTGTAGCCATGGTCCCGTAGCATCGAGGCGATAGTCGGTCGATCCGCTTCGATCATCGGATCACCCTGCGATCCAAAAAGAACCCAGTGCTTCAGTCGATTGCGCCAGGGGTAGCGTCCAGTCAGTAAACCATAGCGTGTAGGAGAACAGCGGGACGAGGGAGTATGTGCATCCGTAAACCGCATACCTAAGTCCGCGAGCCTTTCCATCTGAGGCGTCCGGACCTGGACGCTGTCTGCATTTCCAGTGAAATCCTGATAAGCGCTGGTATCCCCCATTCCCATATCATCCGCCATCATGAGGATGATGTTCGGTTTCACCCCGGCTGCTTTAGAAAGGTTATTGGATTCAACCTCTTTAGAACACCCCGTAAGAACAATTAATCCTAAGACGAAACACAAAAAAAGAGATTTCATTTATTAAGGAGTTGAATCTTGGGACTGCTAGACCAATGGCAACACGGACGATGCAATCATACAAATAATCAGCCCTACTGTTGCCATGATGGTAGCCATAAATGAAAAATTGATTATAGTCTCACCTTCGGTCATTCCGCTCATTTTACTGATGACCCAAAATCCACTGTCATTCATCCATGGAAAGGGTTTGGAGCCAAAACCAATTACCATCGCCAAATAAATAGGATGAAATCCCAAGGTACCGCTTGCGGCTAACGGGGCCAGTATTCCGACTGAGGTTATCATAGCTACGGTTGCAGAACCTTGAACGGTGCGAATCAAGGCAGTTAAAATAAAAGCCATGGGAAGTAACCCCATAGAGGTCGCATCGGAAAACTGTTCGACCACACCGCGAATACCGGACTGCTGAAGCATCCCACCAAAGGAACCACCAGCACAGGTGATCATCAATACGATACCACCACTGGCTAAGGCAGACTGCATGGCGGTCTTTACTGCGTTTCCTTGATTTTTCTTAGCCCTATAAAGGGTGAATATTCCAAGACAGGCAGCGATGGTTAATGCTACATTCTTGTCTCCAAGCCACTGAACCGTTGAATTCAACCACGAGGGCAATTCCATGCCGATAGCACCGGCCATAGTTGTCAGAATCGTTTTACCCGAAAGGAGAAGAAGCGGTAATAAAATAGGGCTCACTGAAATCCAAAACGACGGAAGGTCTTCATCTTTCAGGTTATCCCAGCTTTGCGCGTTTGAGTCGGAACCATCTTCCATATCGCGAAAAGGAATAGGTTTTACCTTGTTAATCCAATAAGCGTAGACCATTCCGCATGAAGCAGCAATGCCTCCAACGACGATTCCTCCCATCATCATAACACCTATTTCAATATTGAGCATTTCTGCTACGAAGAGCGGCCCCGGAGTGGGTGGTATTTGCGAATGAGCGATCGAACCACCGGCGATGATCGCTAAAACATAAAGACCATAGTTTTTCTTGGTGGAGGCCGCCAATGCTTTGGCGAGGGGAATTAATAAATAAAATACAGTATCAAAAAATACGGGAATCCCTAAAACGAAACCACTGACTCCCATAGCCGCCGGAGCGTTTTTCTCACCTAACATTCGTAGAATGGTTCGCACGATTCGCATTGCGGCTCCACTATCCAGTAAACATTTACCAATGATGGAGGCCATGCAAATGACGATGCCTATCTTGCCGCAGGTTACACCAAACGAGATTGCCACTCTTTCCCCGAATGCCGAGTTGGCCAGCTTCGCGGCGGCCGCAGCCGACTCGCCTTCCCCGATCCAGTAAGCTGTTAGCATGTCCGTTGAAGTAAACGCTGCCACAGCCATCGCGGCCAGAATCAGGGTAAAAAACGCGTGTAGTTTGAACAAAAGAATGCCAGCAAAAACAATGACGATTCCGAGAAGAAGAACGAAGATAGGGTCCATAAGCGACAGGTTCTAGGTGAGCAATATCCCTATGTCATGCAAATAATGGTGCGCCTGTCTTCCAAATGACAAAAAAGCAGGACTTAGTCGCCGAATTTCCTAACGTTTAAAAACTTCAGTCCTTCTTTTCAGGTATGGGCGCAACATTAACGTCCGGCAACCACTGCGCTAGATAGACCTTAATTTCTGAATACTCAGGGTAAGCCTCCAGGTTCTCATACTCTCTCGGATCTTTTGTGTGGTCATACAATTCCTCAGAACCATCTTCGTATCGAATATACCGCCAGTTTTCCGACCTGACGGCGTGATTTTTATATTTGTGCGTCATTAACACTGCATCGCCGGTCTTGGTCTTCGGATTTTTCAAAAGAGGCACCAGGCTTTTTCCTTCCAAATGACCAGGATCAGGGAGTCCGCAAATTTCTACCAGGGTTGGATATAGATCTAACAAACTTACAGGTTGATTGGAACGGCTCCCCAACTGCCACAAATCTGAACTACGATTATTTCCGCTTCGCCGATCCGTAAAGATGAGTGGCACGTGCGTTGCTTCCTCCCAGAGGGCAAATTTCTCCCAATGATTTTTGCTCCCAAAGTGATACCCATGATCGGACCATAGTACCACAATGGTGTATTTGCCATGGGCCCGTTTTCCAGGGCAGAAATGAGGCGTCCCACCATAGCATCGGCAAAAGTCATCGAGGCAAGGTAGGCCTGAACAATTTTCTTTCTCTGATTATTTTCCATGATCCAGGCGTGCCACTCCTTTCGAATCATCTTTTGGCCTGCTTCCGGAATATCATCCAAATCATCCGCTGGTTCTTGAATGAGTTGGATCTCATCTAAGGGGTGTTGATCAAAATAGGATTGAGGGACCCACCAGGGCCAATGGGGTCGATAAACGCCTACGGCGAGAAAAAGAGGTTTGGCGTGCTCTTTGGATAATTCTTCTTCGGCCCAACTGACAACTTGTCCGTCGGCCATTTCATTATCGGAAATATCCAGGGGTGACCAATCGATTCTGCCTCTGTAAAAATCGTTATTGGAATTTACGGGCCATACGTCGGGTGTAATTTCTTTGGGCAACTGCTGCTCTTTTGAGGGATAGAAAGTATCCCAGGGATCTGGGTCGAGATGACCCGTTAACGACTCTTCAAAAATGGTATGAGCATGATAGAGTTTACCGCCGCCTTTTGTTGTGTAGCCGGCCGCCCAAAAACTATCAGGAAGGGTTACAACGTCCTTGGTATATTCCATCACCCGCCAGTCATCGCCGTTGGCATAAACTCCAGTGCTCGAAGGCCGGAGTCCGGTCATAATACTTGTGCGCGAAGGATTGCAACCTGGGGACGCACAGTGCGCATTGGCAAACACAACACCTTCTTTTGCCAATTTGTCCAAATGTGGAGTCTTTACTCCCGGGTAGGCTTTTAAAAAACCGACCCAATCATTCATGTCGTCGACAGCGATAAACAACACGTTGGGTCGCGCTTCTGCAAGTAATACACTAGGAAGTAGGCATAGACTAAAAGTAAACAGAAAAACCGGACGAATAATTTTCAAAATGAAGGAAGTTGGATGGAAATGTGACTGGTCATAAAAATGCTTGGACTCTCAAAAGAGCATTTATGGATTTGAGGAAAATTTACTTTCATCATAGAAAATTTGGTCTATTGAGCATTAGACCCTGATCTTCTTGGCATGCGTTCGTAAGCTTTCATTTCTGTTCCGATTCCATCGTCACCTTGTTCATCCATCCATGCATGCAATTTTCCCTTCAAATCCTTTATAACATTTGCATGGGCAGAATCACCGGCAATGTTGTTCATCTCCAAAGGATCAGACTTCACATCGAATAGCTCAACCGCAGGCCTGTAGTAGTAGGCATTGACCAATTTCTTGGCTGTCGCGTCACCGGCATTCGCCTTATCGACCATCGACTTAAAATCACTCGACTCGGTACAGGCATTGGTGAATTTGGTTTCGTGGTTCAGATTCAGGATCAGCTTGTACTGGTCATTGCGAATGGAGCGTATGGCAAACGCATCGGAGCCCTTATTGATTCCACGTGTTGTCATCAGCCCATACACCTGATCTTTATGGTGATTGGTTTCCCCTTTCAAAACCGGGAGAAAACTGAGGCCATCCAAATTGTTAATCGGAGCTCCTCCCGCTGCATCGATGAAGGTCGGCGTTACGTCCACATATTCGACCATCGCATCGCTTACCGTATTCGGTTTTACCACACCGGGCCAACGAACGACCATAGCGGATTGTAACCCACTGTCATAGCAGGTCCACTTGGCGAAAGGAAACGAGTTGCCTTGTTCCGAGACCACCATCACCAACGTGTTTTCGCTCAAGCCATGTTTATCGAGCATTCCCAGAATCTCTCCTACCTGCCCATCGAAGTAAGTGATTTCTGCCAGATACTTGCTGAAGCTGTCACGGACCTTGGAGGTATCGACCATGTAAGGCGGAAGCTCGACCTTATCCGGCGGATATACAGACGCATCCCCCTTGTCCCAGGGTGAATGCGGTTCATTCGAACAGGCAAATAGACAGAACGGTTCTTTGCTCTTGCTCGCTTCACTAAAGAGTTTGTCGATCCCTTTCATGTTCGGGTTGTTCTGAACTGCTTTGATAGACTCAAAAGGAAAAACGCTGTCGGGTCCGATATGCGTTTTCCCCGACTGGGCTACTTGGTAGCCTAAAGGTTGCAGATAATGAACCACGCTTTGGACGTAACCATACGCATTGGTATGGTTGGGATAGGCCCCACTCTTCACCGGGTATAAACCGGTATAAATAGTGTGCCGCGTCGGCGAACACATGGGAGCGGTCTGAAAGCAGTTTTCAAAGCGCATTCCTTCCGTGGCCAAGCGATCGATATTTGGCGTCAGCGCCTGACCTCCGTAGCAGCCGATTTCTCTAAACGTGCAATCATCGGCGATAATGAACACCAGGTTCGGTTTATCAGCAGAAAAGGCCGAGGTGGCCAAACTGACGGTAAGCAATAAAACGGTGGTTATGATTTTCATAAAATTTAATCTCTATATAAAAGTGTCTAAAAATTTAGGCATTTGCTAATCGGCAGCAAGCTACCTCCTACACTTAGATTCGCGATTCGAGATGTAGGAGGTAGCTTGCTGCCGAAAGGAATATCAAAGATACCCGCCTTGTCTTTGCCAGGAGAGTAAGAAGATTGGTTAGAACAGAACATTTACTTTTTCATTCTCCGATGCAAATGAGTTCACGAATCGTATGGGCAAAGATTCTTCCATTGGCAAACGACAAACTTGCCCGTGTCCAGGAGCGACCAATCGGACCCAGGTCGTTCACCGCGACGAGGGCGTCCTCATTCAATTGATCCACATTCCAACGGAGAACATACACCGTCCCGCTCATCACAGGAATATACAGGTAATCATCCGTCACCGATGGACTGGGCGCGGCGATATGACCCCAGCCATTCCCTTCCGATCGCTGGTCACCATTCACCACAAACCCGCGGGAATTTTTTATATCGTTCAGGGCAAAGGCCTGAAGACGCAGCTCTGTATCCTGCTTTGACTTCGGCGGAACATACCAGAGAAGTCGTTCCTTCTCTCCTTTCTCCCGCGACACTTGCAACGGAAATTCGAGGTACTCGACTGATCCCGTATCCACATTTACCCGCCCCAGGTAGGGCGAGGTATAACTTCTGAAATAATGATACTTACCCACTAACAAATTGGATCCCTGCGTTATCATCCGCCCCTTCTTTTCAACGAGCGTTTCTTTAGTGGATGTCCAACCATCTTCACTCCGACGGCGAGTCGGAATGGCATCGATGATAGATACCTCATTTACGATTTCTCCATTGAGCGCGTTCACTGTCAGGTGCAGTCCCTTGTGGAAAATATGAACCAAATCGCCACGAATAATATTCGACTGCGTGGCCATAAATCCTTCCAGCGGTAGCGTCCAGATGGTGGAGCCCTCTTTGAGATCTACCAGCGAAACCCCTTCCGGTTTTTCCGGTGGCGAATGCCCTCCCCCACGACCCACCAGAGCAACATCTCTTCCATCGCTCAGTTTCTGCGGAAGAATCGCACACCCCATGTTCACGCCACAGCTTGACACCCACCGGTCCTCCCCGGTTGCCATATCCAGTGCCTGAAGCTGCGTCCACTTCTCCAGTGGAGCATCCACATGTTCATGCGTAAAATGCCCAACTTCATCCGGTGCATAAATCTGCCGGGTAAATACAAGCTTGCCATTACTTAAAAAAGGGATGTTTCGGCTCGCCGTAAAAATTACCCTCTTCCACTGCACGTATCCATCCAGATCAAAACAGGCGATCGTCCCCGATCCATTGATAAATACCACGCGCTTCCCATCACACACGGCCGAGGGCGAACTACTGTCGCTGAAAGGGCCCGACATCTTGAGGGGATAGCGCCCGGGAATGTCCCGCTGCCAAAGTACTTCTCCGGTTTTCTCATCGCAACACCACGCAACAATACCGCTGGCAACAGCGGAATCCTGCTGAACAGCCTGAAACGTCGTAAAGAAAACCCGACCGTTCGAGATGACCGGCGTGCTTTGTCCCGTCTCGGGCAAGGTAAGTTTCCAGGCGATGGACCGGTCTTCCGCCACGCTCCATTTCAGCGGATATTTACCCGACGTGCTAAAATCACCTGTAGCACCCGGACCCTGCGGCCAATCCGCAAAAGCAGCGTTAAGAACGAGAAGAAAACTCAGGATAAGAAGACATTTCATAAGCTTAGGGCAGGTGGAACTGGATTGCGAATCTGAGCATCAGAGACCATAAGTCCCTGTGGGTAAATCCTGTTGTTGAAAAACATTTAAGAACAGAAAAGAACGAAGGAGATCATTGTTGAAAACCTATGCAACTAAAGGCGGCATACCTGGATGACCGAATTCGTACCTCCAACTCTCTGAATGTAGCGGTCTGAATAAGGAGTTGTAGGAGGGGGTTTATCCCCCGATTATTCGAAGCTCTACCAAGCAATCGGGGGATAAACCCCCTCCTACAATTTCATCAACATCAATGCAGTCAATTGCTCCAATCTAAAACTAGTTTCAGAATCACACTCGCGAGTGACCTGCCACACCTTTCATATTGCATAAGGCCCATATCCACGACTGATCACCCACACCGTCCCTGCCTTGTTATCCACTCACGTCATTATTGAAGTGAAGCAGAATCCCAGTGACCATAACGACGATTGAAAATTCCCCTCGCCTAACGTCCCACCTCCTTCGTCCCGAATCCATAATCAGCCTTGAGTCTCTTCCCTTTTTTCATACTTAATAAAAGAGCTCTCCATCTCTTCTCAATAAACCCAAACTTCAAAATAACAACAAAACCTGTTAAAGGATCCAACTCCTATTCATATTGGAGAGAATCAGAAAACTAAGCATTTACCAATAATCAAAACCGCCTATGAAGATTTTTAAACTACCAACCGTTTTCGGTATATTTATCTTAACCTCCGTTTGCTTTGCCTCGTCCGAATGGTATCGCGGCAACACCCATGCCCATACAATACTATGCGGACACGCGGACTCTACGCCCGAAGCAGTAACAAAGTGGTACCACGATCGCGGGTACAATTTTTTAATCCTGAGTGAGCACAACAAGTTCATCGATCCGAAAACCGTAAA
This genomic stretch from Verrucomicrobiota bacterium harbors:
- a CDS encoding arylsulfatase, with the protein product MKSLFLCFVLGLIVLTGCSKEVESNNLSKAAGVKPNIILMMADDMGMGDTSAYQDFTGNADSVQVRTPQMERLADLGMRFTDAHTPSSRCSPTRYGLLTGRYPWRNRLKHWVLFGSQGDPMIEADRPTIASMLRDHGYTTAMFGKWHVGLRYRQADGRPAAGWDDADLTQPLHTSPIDHGFDIAKFTSRSHGTSGPNLTDGKPIQFRGPGHIDGRVAIAATGVGRETEVEGPDAYIWEKLGSRHSDNAVDFLDNHIGKEDTQNKPFFLYYPSNSNHGPYTPDDSIGGVPVAGAARTVSGESMDKRHNYIYENDVALGRLIDWLQEHDDPRNPGKKLFETTILIFTSDNGAEKDSDIATGPFRSHKGSVYEGGHRVPFIVSWPEGGVGVTTNPAPISLQDLYATFAEIVGAKLPELGAGEKGAEDSYSILSAFKGADLSGRSPLFFNDHKEAKEDPAVLAMRLDSPTVNGHLYQGQWKLFFDPQLLRAGKAKPYELYNLAEDQWETTNLINDSKLGPLKNHLTSLALHHRNAGGHRYTEFADSGQIVFDWEDGHFSETETINGITLSIQRPNDSMQVNSGEAILIRFDKNVIVDSAAIVAGEGVCGGFYTVGNHAPLAIYCVDADLDDKDQSGVLSDIGFLKAGEILRLDSSPHFGVEASGQWRLEALSVRAVK
- a CDS encoding SLC13 family permease translates to MDPIFVLLLGIVIVFAGILLFKLHAFFTLILAAMAVAAFTSTDMLTAYWIGEGESAAAAAKLANSAFGERVAISFGVTCGKIGIVICMASIIGKCLLDSGAAMRIVRTILRMLGEKNAPAAMGVSGFVLGIPVFFDTVFYLLIPLAKALAASTKKNYGLYVLAIIAGGSIAHSQIPPTPGPLFVAEMLNIEIGVMMMGGIVVGGIAASCGMVYAYWINKVKPIPFRDMEDGSDSNAQSWDNLKDEDLPSFWISVSPILLPLLLLSGKTILTTMAGAIGMELPSWLNSTVQWLGDKNVALTIAACLGIFTLYRAKKNQGNAVKTAMQSALASGGIVLMITCAGGSFGGMLQQSGIRGVVEQFSDATSMGLLPMAFILTALIRTVQGSATVAMITSVGILAPLAASGTLGFHPIYLAMVIGFGSKPFPWMNDSGFWVISKMSGMTEGETIINFSFMATIMATVGLIICMIASSVLPLV
- a CDS encoding DUF4976 domain-containing protein, with protein sequence MLDLYPTLVEICGLPDPGHLEGKSLVPLLKNPKTKTGDAVLMTHKYKNHAVRSENWRYIRYEDGSEELYDHTKDPREYENLEAYPEYSEIKVYLAQWLPDVNVAPIPEKKD
- a CDS encoding sulfatase-like hydrolase/transferase; translated protein: MKIIRPVFLFTFSLCLLPSVLLAEARPNVLFIAVDDMNDWVGFLKAYPGVKTPHLDKLAKEGVVFANAHCASPGCNPSRTSIMTGLRPSSTGVYANGDDWRVMEYTKDVVTLPDSFWAAGYTTKGGGKLYHAHTIFEESLTGHLDPDPWDTFYPSKEQQLPKEITPDVWPVNSNNDFYRGRIDWSPLDISDNEMADGQVVSWAEEELSKEHAKPLFLAVGVYRPHWPWWVPQSYFDQHPLDEIQLIQEPADDLDDIPEAGQKMIRKEWHAWIMENNQRKKIVQAYLASMTFADAMVGRLISALENGPMANTPLWYYGPIMGITLGAKIIGRNLPSGRKQRTCHSSLRIGEAEIIVVQICGSWGAVPINL
- a CDS encoding sulfatase, whose amino-acid sequence is MKIITTVLLLTVSLATSAFSADKPNLVFIIADDCTFREIGCYGGQALTPNIDRLATEGMRFENCFQTAPMCSPTRHTIYTGLYPVKSGAYPNHTNAYGYVQSVVHYLQPLGYQVAQSGKTHIGPDSVFPFESIKAVQNNPNMKGIDKLFSEASKSKEPFCLFACSNEPHSPWDKGDASVYPPDKVELPPYMVDTSKVRDSFSKYLAEITYFDGQVGEILGMLDKHGLSENTLVMVVSEQGNSFPFAKWTCYDSGLQSAMVVRWPGVVKPNTVSDAMVEYVDVTPTFIDAAGGAPINNLDGLSFLPVLKGETNHHKDQVYGLMTTRGINKGSDAFAIRSIRNDQYKLILNLNHETKFTNACTESSDFKSMVDKANAGDATAKKLVNAYYYRPAVELFDVKSDPLEMNNIAGDSAHANVIKDLKGKLHAWMDEQGDDGIGTEMKAYERMPRRSGSNAQ
- a CDS encoding PQQ-binding-like beta-propeller repeat protein → MKCLLILSFLLVLNAAFADWPQGPGATGDFSTSGKYPLKWSVAEDRSIAWKLTLPETGQSTPVISNGRVFFTTFQAVQQDSAVASGIVAWCCDEKTGEVLWQRDIPGRYPLKMSGPFSDSSSPSAVCDGKRVVFINGSGTIACFDLDGYVQWKRVIFTASRNIPFLSNGKLVFTRQIYAPDEVGHFTHEHVDAPLEKWTQLQALDMATGEDRWVSSCGVNMGCAILPQKLSDGRDVALVGRGGGHSPPEKPEGVSLVDLKEGSTIWTLPLEGFMATQSNIIRGDLVHIFHKGLHLTVNALNGEIVNEVSIIDAIPTRRRSEDGWTSTKETLVEKKGRMITQGSNLLVGKYHYFRSYTSPYLGRVNVDTGSVEYLEFPLQVSREKGEKERLLWYVPPKSKQDTELRLQAFALNDIKNSRGFVVNGDQRSEGNGWGHIAAPSPSVTDDYLYIPVMSGTVYVLRWNVDQLNEDALVAVNDLGPIGRSWTRASLSFANGRIFAHTIRELICIGE